CTCGACGACTTCGACGTCGGCGTAGTGGCCCGCCGTCACCGACAGCCGCCCGTAGTCGTCGGTTCCAGGATCGGCGGCCATCCGCTCGGCGAACTCCTGTTGGAACATCAGGACCATCGGTCGCTGGCGCGGCAACAGGCGGAAGGCGATCTCCGATGACGCACCGTAGGGCAGGTTCGAGACGCTGGCCGTGTAGTCGGGGAGATCGACCGCCAGCGCGTCTCCCTGGCGGACGGTCAGCCGGCCGGCCTCGATCTCGTCGGCGAACTCCTCGCGGAGGTGAGCCGCGAAATCGGGGTCGCGCTCGACGGCAGTCACCCGGTCGGCGACAGCGAGCAGTCGGTCTGTCAGGGCACCCGGACCCGCACCGACTTCGAGAACGTGTGAGCAGTCCATCCCCACCTCGGTCGCGTACTCCGGAATCCGGTCGAGGACGCGGTCGTCGACGAGGAAGTGCTGGTCCTTGCGGGTGTCGGCGCGCTTTCCGGCACGGCGGACGAGCGAATCCGGGTCTCTCGTGTCTGTCGCTGTGTCGGTCATTATCCCCCGTAGACGGGCCGCGATTGAAAAAGTCGCTTACTCGCCCTGTACTACGGTCACTTCCCGCTCCGTCGAGGACTCCCTCTCAGCCGTCCCCGGCCTGTGCCACGGGTCGTTCCTCCCCGCTCTACCTCGAGGCCTCGCTTCACTCGCCCTCGCCCTGTGCCACGGGTCGTTCTCCCCGCTCTACTTCGAGGCCTCGCTTCACTCGCCCTCGCCCTGTGCCACGGGTCGTTCTCCCCGCTCTACTTCGAGGCCTCGCTTCACTCGCCCTCGCCTTGCTCGGACCGGCGCACGAACGTCCGGTACTTCAGATCGTCCTCGCGCAGTTCTTCCAGGATACGCTCGATGAGCACTTCCTGGGGGTTGTGGAGCCCGCTCACTCGGTCTTGGAGGTCCTCGAAGCTCTGAAACGGCTTTCGCTTTCGCTGGTCGAGGATCGAGTTGCGCAGTTTCTTGCCGATCCCCGGTAGGAGGTTCAACTGGTGGAGCCGGAGGGTGATCGGTTGGGCGTCGTTGTAGAAGTCGACGAACCGCTGTTCGTTGTCCTCGACGACCTCCTCGACGACGTACTCCAGTTCGGAGCGAGCCCCGCTCGGGAGGTCGTCGAACTCGACCTCGTCGATACGGCCGAAAGCAGTCAGGTCGACTCGGTCACCGATCGAGACGTCCGAATCGGCGTCCAGAACGAGTTCGTAGATATAGAACTCCTCGATCCCGAGGACGAACGCGAGCGGATCTTTCTGGTGCTGTGGACGGTCGTCTGACGCCCGCCCGTGGGGGAGGACATCGATGACGACACCAGTCATGGTCGCACCGTCATCGCTCTCCGTATCACTCATAGACTGCGGTACGACCAGAGCATACTTAATGGCGAGGGATACAGAGTATCAGAAGCGCCAGGCCACACCGCAGTCGGCTTCTCGCCGGGCGGTGACTGGTCGATCGGGACGCCTGGCTAGCCGTTCCGTGTGGCGACCCTCACTCCCGCTCGGGCGTCCGATGATCGACCGGAGACACACAGCTGCGGAGTAAACGGGCGTGAGAAACAGAATTTTTCGACGGCTTTCGGTCAGGCGTACTGTTTGACGATACCGAGAACCTCGTCGAGTTCGTCCCCGGACAGCGAGTACCGCTCCTGGGCGAACACCGAGCGGAGTTCGTCTCGGTCAAGCGGGCGGAGGTTGGCGATCTTGTAGGCCGTGGCCTCGTCGACTTTCTCCAGTTCCTGGAGTTTGTCGACGAACTCGCGGGACTCCTCGGGATCGAGGAGCGCGAACCGGTTGACGTGTTCGATAGCGCGTTTGAGTTCGTAGCGCATCTCGCGGTCCTCGTCGGCGGCCCGCTCCATCTCCAGCTCTTCGAGGATCGCCTTCGTCTCGGCGTTGGTGAGGTACTCCTCGTCGAGCTTCTCTTTGAAGATGGTCATCGGTTACTCCTGACTGCGGAGGTGAGCGGGCTTGGTGATGACGGTCTTCGTCTTTCCGCCGTCGACGATCTCGACCTTGTACGCAGTCCCCTGTTCGCCGACGACAGTGCCGGTCAGACCGCTAAATCGGGGGTGGAACCGGCCGTCGGGCACTGACGGATCGATCTTCAGGTGGACCTTCTCGTCGGTCTCGAACTGTGCGACGGAGCGCTGGGGCGGCGAGGTGCCGCGGTCGCGTGGCTTGTTCTTGAGCTTGTCACGTGTCCCTTCGAGGGGTCCGTTGGAACTGGGCATTCTTGAACATCGCTTGTCCGGTCGCCCTAATAAAACGTGCGTTCCGCGGCCACGAGTGAGTGGGGCTACGAGGTGGCGTTGTGACTACGCGAACGGACGGAAACGAGAGAGTTCGGCGTTACAGTCGGCCGACAGTGTCGACATCGACGGACTCGACGTCGTCGACGTCGGCGAACGCTTCCTCGACTGCGTCGGTCCCGCCGGACTCGTCGGGGATGATGACCGTCGGGAACAGTGCGACGAGTCCGAAGGCCACGTCGTCACGCTCGAAGCCTTTGATTTTGGCACCTTCCGGAAGCGAACCTTCCAGGCGTTCCTGGAGGTCGTCGAGGTCGACTTCCGGGCTCTGTGGCATGACCTTGATCTTGGCAGCGACTTTCCCCATCGTTATGGCCCCGTGAAACCGCAGTCAGGACACTTGTACAGGTTACTCTGCTTCCGGCAGGTCGCACACCGGTAGATCTGGTGCCCGCAGTCTGGGCACTTGAACGCAGCGGCGTTCGTGCCGGCGATGTTGATGCCACACGAGACGCACTTTTGCGTCCGCTTCTGTTGGCTCTCGCTCATACCATCCCGTATCCGACCGCGGCTTTTAACGATTGCCAAACGCCCCCGACACCGTGAGCCGGTACCACACTGTGGCCAGGCGTCAGCTTCCGGGCAGGATGTCGCCCAGCGCGGCGCCGATAGACATCGGGACGAACGCGACGGTACAGATCGAGAGCGATTCGACGAGCGCCGCCGGCGCCGTCGACCACTCGACCATCCCCCACGAAGTGAGCAACGCGACCGAGACGACGAACGCGGTCCCCGTCACCCCGACCAAGCGCCGTGGGACGAGCCCGAGATACGCGTTCGCGACACGCACGTCCTGGATGTCGGCGACGTAGAGGATGCTGATGACGATGCCGATAGCGGCGACCAGCGTCCCGAGGAGGTACAGCGGGTGCTGTGCGATGTGTCGTCCGGCGTCGACCGTTCCTCCCTCGACTGCCATCGGGATGCCGAACAACAGCGATCCCAGCACCGCCTCTGCGAGGTCACTCCGGTCGAATCCCCAGACGACACGCCCGAAGACGAGCGGGTCGTCGTCCTGGGAGTCTGCGGCGGCCCGCATGGCCTCTCGGACCTGTTCGCGCTCCGTGGGACTGTCGACGAGCGCTTCCAGTTCCTCCAGTTCGTCGAACAGGGTTCCGATCCCGTCCTCGTCGTCCGTCTGGGACTCCTGAGTCATGACCTGGCAGTATTTCCACTTTCGGCGACTCGCTAATGCCAGTTCTGGTCGGGTGACGGGAACACTCGACGATAATTTTCCCGGTCGGAAGATCGTATATAGCCCTTGTGGCCGACTATCACCCCCTATCGAAGGGCGTTTTTGCTTTCAGCACAACATTTATATAGGTCAGAACGTTCTCCTTAAAAGAACACATGGAACGGCCGACGCGCCAGCGGGACACGGACCAGGAGGAGCGCGAGCAGGAGTCCGAAGACACGGGCCAGCAGACGTGTCCGGAATGTGAGTCGGAGTCCATCTCTAGCGACGGGGGTGGAGAACTCGTCTGTGAGGACTGTGGCCTCGTCATCGAGGACGAAAACATCGACAGGGGTCCCGAGTGGCGGGCGTTCAACCACTCGGAGCGACAGTCCAAGTCCCGGGTCGGAGCGCCGACGACCCAGACGATGCACGACAAGGGACTGACGACCCAGATCGACTGGAAGGACAAGGACGCGTACGGACGCTCACTCTCCTCGGAGAAGCGCAGCCAGATGCACCGACTGCGAAAGTGGCAGGAGCGTATCCGGACCAAGGACGCCGGCGAGCGAAACCTCCAGTTCGCGCTCTCGGAGATCGACCGTATGGCCTCGGCACTGGGCGTCCCGCGCTCGGTACGGGAAGTCGCCTCGGTCATCTATCGACGGGCACTGGACGAGGACCTGATCCGGGGCCGCTCTATCGAGGGCGTCGCGACGGCCTGTCTCTACGCGGCGTGTCGACAGGAGGGCATCCCCCGGAGCTTAGAGGAGGTCTCGGACGTCTCCCGGGTCGAACAGAAGGAGATCGGACGGACCTATCGGTACGTGGCCCAGGAACTCGAACTCAAGATGGAACCGGTCGATCCCAAACAGTACGTCCCCCGGTTCGCCTCGGAACTGGAACTCTCCGAGGAGGTCCAGTCCAAGGCCAACGAGATCATCGACAAGACCGCCGAGCAGGGACTCCTCTCCGGGAAGTCCCCGACGGGCTATGCCGCCGCAGCGATCTACGCGGCCTCGCTGCTCTGTAACGAGAAGAAGACCCAGCGGGAGGTCGCCGACGTGGCACAGGTGACAGAGGTCACCATCCGGAACCGGTACCAGGAACAGATCGAAGCGATGGGCATCCACTGACGCGCCGGTCGATCGTGGGGAGTGGGTGGTGGTTTTTTCGCCGTAGATCCGGAAGTTGCGGCTCAGTCGCCGGCAGCGACAGCGCCCTCGCTCTCGGCGATCGAGACGAGCGTCGTCCGGCCGTAGAGGGCGATCAGGCCGAAGCCGACTTTCGTCACCACGTCCAGGTAGGTGATCACCAGCGCGGTCGTCTCGACGTCCATGAGAGCGATCCCCGCCTGACCGAGCACCCAGACGACTGGATAGACCAGCCACAGGACGACGACGAAGTTCCGCAGCGTCCGGTAGAGTCCCGCTTCGATGTCCGAGAGTGAAGCTGTCGCCGTGGCCGCGACGTCACGGTAGAGCAGATAGACGACGCCGGCGAAAGCCAGGCCGCCGAGCGCGAACAGCCCGTAGCTCACCGGAGACGACGTCACTGCTCCGGCGAAGCCGAAGACGATCGTCAACGCCTGCAGGGCGACGAGTTTGGCGAGGTCCTGCCGGGAGGCGTGTGCCAGCAGGCCGAGATAGAGGACGTTGATCGGGGTCGTCAACAGCCAGTCGACGTACCGGACCACGTAGACGGTATGCCCGTCGCTCTGGACCGTCCCGATCCCCAGAAAGAGCAGTGCGTAGGCCACGACGGCGATCCCCGGGATCGCGACGAGCAGGAGATACCGTCGTCTGTCGCTCTTCGGGACGAGCGTGTAGCCGTATGCCAGTACGGCCGTCCCGAGCAGTTCACCGAGCAGTCCCAGCATGAACCAGGTCGTTATCGTGTCCATTGTTAGTCGTCGGTCGCAGCGGTCGTCTGGCCGTTGCCGGTGCCGGATGCGGCGTCGACCTCGAAGCGTTCGAGCAGCGATTCCAGTTCCTCCGCGCGGGCCTGGAGTTCACCGGCGGATTCCGAGACCTGCGCGATCGATGCGGCCTGGTCTTCGGCCGCACCCGCGACGGTATCGGCCTCGGTCGCAGTCTGTTGGCTGATGTCCGCCAGGTCGTCGATCGTCCCCATGACTTCCTGTGCCGTACGGGCCTGTTCCTCGGTCGCCCGGTCGATCTCCTGGATGCCGGTGTCGACCTCCTCGGTGTACTGGACGATCGTCTCCAGGGCGTCGACGGTCTCCTCGACGGTCTCGACGCCTTCGGTGATCCGCTCGCTGGTCGACTCCATCGTCTCGACGGTCTCGCCGGCCTGTGACTGGATGCGTTCGATCCGGCCCTCGATGTCGCCGGCGGCTTCCTTGGTCTCCTCGGCGAGGGACTTGATCTCGTCCGCGACGACGGCGAAGCCCTCGCCCTGACCGTCGGCGTGAGCCGCCTCGATCGACGCGTTCAGTGCCAGCATGTTCGTCTGCTCGACGATCGAAGTGATGACGCCGACGATCTCACCGATCTCATCCAACTCGTCGTCGAGCGCGGTGATCTCTTCGACGGTCGCCTCGGTCTGGTCTTCGATGGCGTTCATCTCGGTGATCGCCTCCTGGGCGGCCTCTCGACCGTCTTCACCGACCTCGGCAGCCGATTGAGAGGTGTCAGCGACCTGCTGGGCGGAGGAGGCGACTTGCTGTGCCGTCGCCGAGAGGTTCTCCATCTCGCCGGCGGCGGACTCCAGCCCCTCGTTCTGTTCGGTCGTCCCCTCGAAGATCTCCTGGATGGACTTCGAGACCTGCTGGCTCGCCTGGTCGACCCGCTTGGCGTTGGACTCGACGCGCTCGCTGGACTGCATCACGCTGCCCGTGAACGAGCGCACGTCCGAGAGGAGGGCTTCCAGCGCGTCGAGGGTCGTGTTTATCTCCTCGCCGACCTCGGCCATCGCGTCGCTCATGCTTTCGGTGTCGACACGGGCGGTCAGGTCCCCGTTGGCGGCCGCCTCCAGGGCCTGACTGTACTCCTGGGCCTTCAGTTCGAGGTGACTGCTGAGGGCCTCCATCTCGTTGCGCTCCTGTTCGACCTCCGAACGGGCCTGCTCGGCGTCCTGTTTCGCTTCCTCGGCTTCCTCGCGTGCGCGCTCGGCGGCCGATATCTGCTCGTCGAGGTTCGTCCGCATGTTGTCGAACGCCGAGTACAGCGTCCCGAACTCGTCTGTCCGGGACGTTTCGAGGGTGACGTCCAGGTCACCGTCGGCCATCGCCTGTGCCTTCGTCGAGAGGCGCCGCAGCGAGACGATGGTGTTGCTGCCGATCGTGACCCCGACCAGTCCCAGGTTCACGATCGCGATGAGGATCAGGCCGACGAGGTCGGAGTTGATCTGGCTGCTGAGCGCGTAGGCCTGTTGTGGGTTCGCGTGGACCATCACGACCCAGTCGTGAGAGTCCAGTCGGCTCAGTCCCATGAGCATCGAGTCGGTCTCGACGAAGTCGCTCTGTCCGCCCTCCAGCGACTGGAGCGGGTTCTCGCCCCCCGTGGCGACCGGCGCGGTCGTCCCGATCATCGAGTGGTTCGGATGCGAGACGAACTGCCCGTCGGTGTTGACCACCGTCGTGAACGATCCGTCGCGCTGGTTCGAGATCTCGTCGGCCTTGGCACCGAGATCGGTCATGTAGACCAGTGCCCGGTTCTCCGCGCCAGGGACCGGCGAGACGACGGCGATGATCGGGTGGTCGACGACCGAGACGCTGAACGGTTCCGTCACGTGCGTATCGTCCGGGCTCTCGAACTCCGGAGGATCGGTCGCGAACGGCGCGCCCTGCTCGGCGGCGTTGACGCCGACGAACTCCTGGTTCGAACTCTCGGTGATCACTCCTGTCTCGGTGTTGACGTAGTGGACCGCGACGACATCCGGTGGAACGGAGTCGGTTTCGATCAGTGCTTCGAGCCTGTCCTGTCGTTCTGTGGCGGACCCGTCGGCGAAGACGGGGAGGCGTGATGTCGTCCGTACGTCCCGCTGGGTCGTGGTCAGCCAGGCGTCTAACTGTCCCGCTTGTGTCCCCGATAGCGCCGTCATGTCGGTGGCCACGTCGTCTTCCAGCGTGGCCGAAGCCTGAACGCTGATGACGGCACCGAACGCAACGACGACGACGATCGCGAACGCGAGCGCGACACCGAGACGCGTGGCGTAACTGTCACCGACGACGCTCGGGAGCAGTGTGTCCCTCTCTTCGGTCATCTGGTGCATCTAGGCAAAAACCGTTCTAAAACGTTGGTCCCCTATTCTCACCACTGATAAGCGGGTGTCGTCGTGCTGTCTGATCGGACCGGGACCGGGGTCGGGATAGCCGTGGCACAGCGTGCTACCCAATAGCATAATACATGACGAGCGTCCTAGTTCCGACGAACGACCGGTATGTCATCAGACGCCCCCGGGTCTCGGGACCCCCGACAGCTCATCGCCGACGTGATCACGGGTGGGGATACCGGTCGCGGCACGATTCCGCCGCTGCTCGGTCTGCTCGACGTCGGCGACCGGCAGGTCCGACTCGGTGCGGCGACGGCGCTCTGTCTCGTCGCCGAGGAGCATCCCGACGCAGTGCCGGTCCTCGTCCGACGGCTCGCCGACCGGCTCGACGAGGGGCCGGCGACGGAACTGGCGCTGTCGTATCTGGCTGTCAGCTATCCCGAGGCGGTCGCGGAGGGCGTCGGCGACCTCACCGACGAAAAGCAAGCGTACATCCGCCGCCAAACCGCCGTCGGGCGAGGGAACGCGATACTGGACCGGTCGCCGCTGTCGAACCGCGACCTCGGGCGGACGACGCTGCCGGATCAGGGCGACGGCTACGGGCCACGGAGGGTGTACACCGAAGACGACGAGACGGACCACGGTGGCGGAGCCGGAGGTCAGGAGCAGGATCTGGACGGAGAGCCCGACGCCGCGCCGCTGGTCGCCGACTCCGACTGGCTCCCGATCGTCGAGTACGAGAGCCCCTTCGACCGGCTCTCGATCCTCGCGCCGCGTGACAGCCGCCGCTACGGTGACAGCTACCGCACGCTCGGAATACGCGACGACGACGAATACGCGCTCGCGATCCAGTTGCTCGACCATCCGGCCGGCGAGACGGAGTTCCTCGCCGATCTCGCGTCACGGCTCGACGAGTGGGAGAGCGTCAGCGACATCGAGAACGTCCTGGCGCTGTACGGCTGGCACCGGGAGCCGGGACCGTGGATCGCGACGGAGTACACCGCGGAGACGCTCGAAGACCGCGGGGAGTTTGAGCCTGCCGACGCCGTCTGGCACGCCAGCCAGTTGGCCGGAGCGGTGACGGAACTCCACGAACGGGGGACCGTCCACGGCGGTATCGACCCCGAGAACGTGGCGTACTACGGGAACGTCCTCACCGAGGACGAGCGCCAGCCGCCCCTGCTGGACAACGTCGGGCTGTTGGGGGTCTACCGGTATCACTTCGATCCCGCGACCTACCTCGACCCGCGCTATGCCGCACCCGAATATTACGACCGGCGGTTCGGTCGGGTCGACCACGCGACCGACATCTACCAACTCGGCGCCGTCTGTTTCCGGCTGTTCACCGGGCGCGCCCCCTTCACGGGATCGTTCAGCACCATCCGCGACCAGGTACTCGATGGCGATGTCCCCGCACCCAGCGAGGTCGCTGACGTGCCCGAACCGGTCGACGACATCGTGGGGAAAGCGCTGGCCCGGGAGAAACTGGCGCGGTACGAAACTACCAGCCAACTCACACAAGAGCTACGTGCCCTGGGTAACCCAGACACAGGTAGTGGTGATTAGCCGGTGCAGATAGGGGGGTTCAGGGTCGAGTTACAGTTCGTCGCGGACAACCCCAACCTCACGTTCATATTTTTCATTGCACTTACACTTCTGACCGTCCTCGGTGCCCGCTTCAGTTTCTACGCGTATCGGAACAGACAGGCGAGTGACCTGGCGACGGACGCACGTCTGTGGGACTATCTCGTCGCCGTCGGCGTCTTCGCTGTCGGGTTCGCCCTGCTCGGCATCGTCGAGATCGTGACGACGCTTCAGCTTCCGATCAAGGGCAGTCTCGTCCTCGCCCACGTCCTCGTGTTGGCGACAGCGATGCGGGTCCTCTACCGGAGCATCGTCCCAGCCGGCGAGGAGGATCTGGGGACCTACGAGAGGGTGCTGACACGGGCCGCAGTCGTCGCGGTCGCGGTCGTCGGGATCGGATCGGCGCTCGTCGGCCGACACCCGTTCGTCGTCGCCGTCATGGGTATCAGCGCCGGCACGTTCGCGGCGGCAGGCGTCTCCTTCGGCCACCGCGGGGCCGCCGAGACCCGCGTCCAGGGCACCGTCATCGACACGCTGTTGCGCCACCTGCTCCCGGTCTTGCTGTTCGGTGCGCTGGTCCCGATTGTCGACCTGGCGACGCTGGCCGGGCTGGATCGAGCCGTCGTCCTCCACGTCCAGGTGGTGTTCGTCATCATGACCGCGACGACGTTGATGACGGCGACGATCAAGCTCCGACAGAACCTCGCGACGCTGTGAGCCACCGAAGGGTAGGGTCCCGGCTGCCTGGCCGTCATCGCGATCGAGCCGTCGGCGGGGTGTGGGACGCTCACCACGCTCGCTCGGCTGTTTCCGGGAACTCCCCTCCCGGTCACCCCCTGATTTATCGGGCTGCCGTCCTTCACCGAGTGTATGTCAGTCGAATTTGACTTCGGCGGCGAAGTAGCCCTGGTAACCGGCGTCGGTGGCGCGCTGGGCAGTGCTGTCGCGAACGCGTTTCTGGAGGCCGGTGCGACCGTCTGTGGGGCCGACGTGGTCGAGCCCGACAGCGAGGACTTCCTGCTGTCCGATCCGGGCCGGATCGAGTTCCACCAGGGCGATTTCACCGACGAGGACGACGTCGCCACCGTCGTCGAGCGCGTGGTCGACGACCACGGCCGCCTGGACTATCTCCTGAACGTCGCCGGTACCTGGCGTGGTGGCGACCCACTCCACGAGACCGACGCCGACACGTTCGATTTCCTCTTCGGCGTCAACCTCAAGACCATGTTCCTGGCCTCGAAACACGCCATCCCACACCTACAGGAGACGGAAGGCGCCATCGTCTCCGTGTCGGCCCGCTCCTCGCTGGAGGGCGGGAGCGGCGACGGCCTCTACCGGGCGACGAAAGCCGGCGTGCGACTCCTGACCGAGAGTATCGCCGAGGAGAACCTCGGCACCGTCCGGGCCAACTCCGTGATGCCCAGCGTCATCGACACGCCGATGAACCGCGAGATGATGCCAGACGCCGACTTCGAGGAGTGGGTCGATCCCGAACAGATCGGCGCTGTGATGTTGTTCCTCTGCTCGGACGCGGCGAGCGTGACCAGCGGCGCGGCCGTTCCGGTATACGGCGAGGCCTGAGAGCAGTCGAGACAGTGTCGGTCGTCCGGACCGAACTGAATCACAGGCGTTAACACCGACAGCGGGAAAGCGCCAGCAGATATGAGCGACAGAGAGACCTGGACGACCCGACTCGGATTCATCCTCGCGGCAGTGGGGAGCGCAGTGGGACTGGGCAACCTCTGGCAGTTCCCGTTCAAGACGGGTGCCAACGGCGGTGCGGCGTTCGTCGTGTTCTACCTGATCGCCGTGCTGTTTATCGGCTTCCCCGCGATGCTGGCCGAGTTCGTCCTCGGCCGGCGGACGAACGTCAACGCCGTCGACGCCTTCGGGGAACTCGGGCACCACGGCTGGCGTCTCGTCGGCGGGATCGGCATCCTCACCGGCTTCTGGATCCTCTCGTACTACAACGTCGTCGGCGGGTGGGTCCTCCGGTACATCCTGGGCAGTGCGACCGGCGCGTACTTCGGCGATCCCGGCGGCTACTTCGGCGCTGTCTCCGCAGGTCCCGAGGCGGTGCTGGCACAGGCGGTCTTCCTGGCGCTGGTCGTCGGCATCGTCGCGCTGGGCATCGAGGACGGCATCGAGAAAGCGACGACGGTGATGGTCCCCAGCATCGTCGTGTTGATGATCGCGCTGGCGGCCTGGGTGGCGACGCTGCCCGGTGCCGGCGCCGGCTACGCCTTCTTCCTCTCCCCGGACCTGGGGACGATGGTCGACAACGCCGGGAGCATCATCCCCTTCGCCGTCGGGCAGGCGTTTTTCACCCTCTCGCTGGGGATGGCGATCATGATCACCTACTCCTCGTACGTCGGCGAGGACGACAACCTCGTCTTCGACGGCGGGATCATCGTCGTGATGAACACGCTCGTCGGCGTGCTGGCCGGCCTGGTCGTGTTCCCGATCCTGCTGACCATCGACTACCAGATCACGACGACCACCGGCGGCCCCGGAGCGTTGTTCGTCGCCACCGCCTCGGGCTTTAGCTCCGTCCCGTTCGGCCGGCTGTTCGGGGTCGTCTTC
Above is a window of Haloarcula halophila DNA encoding:
- a CDS encoding 16S ribosomal RNA methyltransferase A; protein product: MTDTATDTRDPDSLVRRAGKRADTRKDQHFLVDDRVLDRIPEYATEVGMDCSHVLEVGAGPGALTDRLLAVADRVTAVERDPDFAAHLREEFADEIEAGRLTVRQGDALAVDLPDYTASVSNLPYGASSEIAFRLLPRQRPMVLMFQQEFAERMAADPGTDDYGRLSVTAGHYADVEVVETVPKEAFDPQPRVTSALVRTTPREPDYSVPDDDFFMDFLRAVFTQRRKTMRNAVRNTVHISGLGDADAVVEAADEELMSARAGDLSPSAFADLATLAYEVGQPEA
- a CDS encoding DUF655 domain-containing protein, whose protein sequence is MSDTESDDGATMTGVVIDVLPHGRASDDRPQHQKDPLAFVLGIEEFYIYELVLDADSDVSIGDRVDLTAFGRIDEVEFDDLPSGARSELEYVVEEVVEDNEQRFVDFYNDAQPITLRLHQLNLLPGIGKKLRNSILDQRKRKPFQSFEDLQDRVSGLHNPQEVLIERILEELREDDLKYRTFVRRSEQGEGE
- a CDS encoding RNA polymerase Rpb4 family protein, translating into MTIFKEKLDEEYLTNAETKAILEELEMERAADEDREMRYELKRAIEHVNRFALLDPEESREFVDKLQELEKVDEATAYKIANLRPLDRDELRSVFAQERYSLSGDELDEVLGIVKQYA
- a CDS encoding 50S ribosomal protein L21e codes for the protein MPSSNGPLEGTRDKLKNKPRDRGTSPPQRSVAQFETDEKVHLKIDPSVPDGRFHPRFSGLTGTVVGEQGTAYKVEIVDGGKTKTVITKPAHLRSQE
- a CDS encoding elongation factor 1-beta, with the translated sequence MGKVAAKIKVMPQSPEVDLDDLQERLEGSLPEGAKIKGFERDDVAFGLVALFPTVIIPDESGGTDAVEEAFADVDDVESVDVDTVGRL
- a CDS encoding HVO_2753 family zinc finger protein; this translates as MSESQQKRTQKCVSCGINIAGTNAAAFKCPDCGHQIYRCATCRKQSNLYKCPDCGFTGP
- a CDS encoding DUF2391 family protein, whose translation is MTQESQTDDEDGIGTLFDELEELEALVDSPTEREQVREAMRAAADSQDDDPLVFGRVVWGFDRSDLAEAVLGSLLFGIPMAVEGGTVDAGRHIAQHPLYLLGTLVAAIGIVISILYVADIQDVRVANAYLGLVPRRLVGVTGTAFVVSVALLTSWGMVEWSTAPAALVESLSICTVAFVPMSIGAALGDILPGS
- a CDS encoding transcription initiation factor IIB, which translates into the protein MERPTRQRDTDQEEREQESEDTGQQTCPECESESISSDGGGELVCEDCGLVIEDENIDRGPEWRAFNHSERQSKSRVGAPTTQTMHDKGLTTQIDWKDKDAYGRSLSSEKRSQMHRLRKWQERIRTKDAGERNLQFALSEIDRMASALGVPRSVREVASVIYRRALDEDLIRGRSIEGVATACLYAACRQEGIPRSLEEVSDVSRVEQKEIGRTYRYVAQELELKMEPVDPKQYVPRFASELELSEEVQSKANEIIDKTAEQGLLSGKSPTGYAAAAIYAASLLCNEKKTQREVADVAQVTEVTIRNRYQEQIEAMGIH
- a CDS encoding bacteriorhodopsin — encoded protein: MDTITTWFMLGLLGELLGTAVLAYGYTLVPKSDRRRYLLLVAIPGIAVVAYALLFLGIGTVQSDGHTVYVVRYVDWLLTTPINVLYLGLLAHASRQDLAKLVALQALTIVFGFAGAVTSSPVSYGLFALGGLAFAGVVYLLYRDVAATATASLSDIEAGLYRTLRNFVVVLWLVYPVVWVLGQAGIALMDVETTALVITYLDVVTKVGFGLIALYGRTTLVSIAESEGAVAAGD
- a CDS encoding methyl-accepting chemotaxis protein, which gives rise to MTEERDTLLPSVVGDSYATRLGVALAFAIVVVVAFGAVISVQASATLEDDVATDMTALSGTQAGQLDAWLTTTQRDVRTTSRLPVFADGSATERQDRLEALIETDSVPPDVVAVHYVNTETGVITESSNQEFVGVNAAEQGAPFATDPPEFESPDDTHVTEPFSVSVVDHPIIAVVSPVPGAENRALVYMTDLGAKADEISNQRDGSFTTVVNTDGQFVSHPNHSMIGTTAPVATGGENPLQSLEGGQSDFVETDSMLMGLSRLDSHDWVVMVHANPQQAYALSSQINSDLVGLILIAIVNLGLVGVTIGSNTIVSLRRLSTKAQAMADGDLDVTLETSRTDEFGTLYSAFDNMRTNLDEQISAAERAREEAEEAKQDAEQARSEVEQERNEMEALSSHLELKAQEYSQALEAAANGDLTARVDTESMSDAMAEVGEEINTTLDALEALLSDVRSFTGSVMQSSERVESNAKRVDQASQQVSKSIQEIFEGTTEQNEGLESAAGEMENLSATAQQVASSAQQVADTSQSAAEVGEDGREAAQEAITEMNAIEDQTEATVEEITALDDELDEIGEIVGVITSIVEQTNMLALNASIEAAHADGQGEGFAVVADEIKSLAEETKEAAGDIEGRIERIQSQAGETVETMESTSERITEGVETVEETVDALETIVQYTEEVDTGIQEIDRATEEQARTAQEVMGTIDDLADISQQTATEADTVAGAAEDQAASIAQVSESAGELQARAEELESLLERFEVDAASGTGNGQTTAATDD
- a CDS encoding serine/threonine protein kinase; translation: MSSDAPGSRDPRQLIADVITGGDTGRGTIPPLLGLLDVGDRQVRLGAATALCLVAEEHPDAVPVLVRRLADRLDEGPATELALSYLAVSYPEAVAEGVGDLTDEKQAYIRRQTAVGRGNAILDRSPLSNRDLGRTTLPDQGDGYGPRRVYTEDDETDHGGGAGGQEQDLDGEPDAAPLVADSDWLPIVEYESPFDRLSILAPRDSRRYGDSYRTLGIRDDDEYALAIQLLDHPAGETEFLADLASRLDEWESVSDIENVLALYGWHREPGPWIATEYTAETLEDRGEFEPADAVWHASQLAGAVTELHERGTVHGGIDPENVAYYGNVLTEDERQPPLLDNVGLLGVYRYHFDPATYLDPRYAAPEYYDRRFGRVDHATDIYQLGAVCFRLFTGRAPFTGSFSTIRDQVLDGDVPAPSEVADVPEPVDDIVGKALAREKLARYETTSQLTQELRALGNPDTGSGD
- a CDS encoding SDR family oxidoreductase; amino-acid sequence: MSVEFDFGGEVALVTGVGGALGSAVANAFLEAGATVCGADVVEPDSEDFLLSDPGRIEFHQGDFTDEDDVATVVERVVDDHGRLDYLLNVAGTWRGGDPLHETDADTFDFLFGVNLKTMFLASKHAIPHLQETEGAIVSVSARSSLEGGSGDGLYRATKAGVRLLTESIAEENLGTVRANSVMPSVIDTPMNREMMPDADFEEWVDPEQIGAVMLFLCSDAASVTSGAAVPVYGEA